Proteins from a single region of Haloterrigena alkaliphila:
- a CDS encoding digeranylgeranylglycerophospholipid reductase — protein sequence MNNRYDVVIAGAGPAGGQCTRDLAARGYDVVVLETESEDEFPRQSNKSTAGTFPSMMASFGIPDDVVMQYTDKVVLESPHDHYVREQAGAVLEFADFKRFLVADSREEGAEYRFDARVTAPIMENGQIAGVRYNGDEEVYGDIVIDATGPSAPLAKKLDVVDLKRENHAIGIEYEFEGIDIDRPGFADLRDAMMLRLDHDIAPGGYSWIFHTGEDTAKVGLCYIQNGSHKQYARDDFGIDDYLEHWLETDPRFADATALEGKQHRGSAHIQLPERMHTDRFMAIGDTVPTVDPLWGEGINKCMQSGRMAAAAVDSCLKHDIEPTAENLEVYDTLWHRDVAPNQRKRLLMTQLLYLAPNDRYDQFMRDLQRLDDDTLAKANRGDVRSILRLFELDDLPMLAEFAKQRLGFDDLL from the coding sequence ATGAACAACCGCTACGATGTGGTCATCGCCGGCGCCGGCCCGGCCGGCGGCCAGTGTACACGCGATCTCGCCGCGCGGGGCTACGACGTCGTGGTCCTCGAGACCGAGTCGGAAGACGAGTTCCCGCGCCAGAGTAACAAGTCCACCGCGGGGACGTTCCCGTCGATGATGGCCTCGTTCGGGATTCCGGACGACGTCGTCATGCAGTACACCGACAAGGTCGTCCTCGAGTCGCCACACGACCACTACGTCCGCGAGCAGGCCGGGGCGGTCCTCGAGTTCGCCGATTTCAAGCGGTTCCTCGTCGCCGACAGCCGCGAGGAGGGCGCGGAGTACCGCTTCGACGCGCGCGTCACCGCCCCGATCATGGAGAACGGACAGATCGCCGGCGTCAGGTACAACGGCGACGAGGAGGTCTACGGCGACATTGTCATCGACGCGACGGGACCGTCCGCGCCGCTGGCGAAGAAACTCGACGTCGTCGATCTCAAACGCGAGAACCACGCGATCGGGATCGAGTACGAGTTCGAGGGGATCGACATCGACCGCCCCGGGTTCGCCGACCTCCGCGACGCGATGATGCTCCGACTCGACCACGATATCGCCCCCGGCGGCTACTCGTGGATCTTCCACACGGGCGAGGACACCGCCAAGGTCGGTCTCTGTTACATCCAGAACGGCAGCCACAAGCAGTACGCGCGCGACGATTTCGGGATCGACGACTACCTCGAGCACTGGCTCGAGACGGACCCGCGATTCGCCGACGCGACGGCCCTCGAGGGGAAACAACACCGGGGCTCGGCGCACATCCAGTTGCCCGAGCGGATGCACACCGACCGGTTCATGGCCATCGGCGACACCGTCCCGACGGTCGACCCGCTCTGGGGCGAAGGGATCAACAAGTGCATGCAGTCCGGTCGCATGGCCGCCGCCGCGGTCGATAGCTGTCTCAAACACGACATCGAGCCGACCGCGGAGAACCTCGAGGTGTACGACACCCTCTGGCACCGCGACGTCGCGCCCAACCAGCGCAAGCGACTGCTGATGACCCAGCTGCTCTACCTCGCGCCGAACGATCGCTACGACCAGTTCATGCGCGACCTTCAGCGCCTCGACGACGACACGCTGGCGA
- a CDS encoding universal stress protein has product MTLLVALDDSDPGWAALEFALAERPESGIVVAHVVDPNRSGYGEVAHLGADGVQERHREQAADLFETARERAAEHDCEVETALLVGEPANAVVDHAADRVIDRIVVGSHGRTGVSRVLLGSVAERIARRSPVPVTIVR; this is encoded by the coding sequence ATGACGCTGCTCGTCGCCCTCGACGACTCGGATCCGGGCTGGGCCGCCCTCGAGTTCGCGCTCGCGGAGCGGCCCGAGTCGGGGATCGTCGTCGCCCACGTCGTGGATCCCAACCGAAGCGGGTACGGCGAGGTCGCTCACCTCGGCGCGGACGGGGTTCAGGAACGCCACCGGGAGCAGGCGGCCGACCTGTTCGAGACGGCCCGCGAGCGCGCGGCCGAGCACGACTGCGAGGTCGAGACGGCGTTGCTGGTCGGGGAACCGGCGAATGCCGTCGTCGACCACGCCGCCGACCGCGTGATCGACCGGATCGTCGTCGGCAGTCACGGCCGGACGGGCGTCTCGCGGGTCCTGCTCGGGAGCGTCGCGGAGCGGATCGCCCGCCGCTCGCCGGTTCCCGTAACGATCGTCCGCTGA